The proteins below are encoded in one region of Gambusia affinis linkage group LG07, SWU_Gaff_1.0, whole genome shotgun sequence:
- the atf7b gene encoding cyclic AMP-dependent transcription factor ATF-7b isoform X6 — MGDDRPFVCTAPGCGQRFTNEDHLSVHKHKHEMTLKFGPARTDSVIIQDQTPTPTRFLKNCEEVGLFNELAGSFDQEFGKTQEDDHRTKHPAAPLQTPSEVKDEDESSLQVDSSPPDSPDSSSSMSENSRDSREFLSKPVASSAPTPTIVRPGSLPLHLTSDPLHPTLPSPTSVITQAPPSNRQLGSPTSAYPLVRHLPNGQTVPLLPSPVQMTSVISLARTVNTVPNIPGIPGPPIGGASSGSSSPSGYGLHSETKMRLKAALSHQGPAAQDGAGGGSGSIPAIPQRQEQGQQPNQNSDMPSPAQPQVSPAQPTGGRRRRASEMDPDERRQRFLERNRAAASRCRQKRKLWVNSLEKKAEDLANMNISLTNEVTLLRNEVAQLKQLLLAHKDCPVTVMQKKAAFLG, encoded by the exons ATGGGGGATGATCGACCCTTTGTCTGCACAGCCCCTGGATGTGGGCAG AGATTCACAAATGAAGATCACCTCTCGGTCCACAAACACAAGCATgaaatgacattaaaatttgGTCCTGCCAGGACCGACTCTGTTATTATTCAAG ACCAGACTCCTACACCCACACGCTTCCTGAAGAACTGTGAGGAGGTCGGTTTGTTTAATGAGCTGGCCGGTTCCTTTGATCAGGAGTTTGGTAAAACACAAGAAGACGATCATAGAACAAAGCACCCT GCTGCACCTTTACAAACACCCTCTGAAGTGAAAGATGAGGACGAGTCGTCCTTACAAGTCGATTCTTCTCCCCCTGACAGTCCAGATTCCTCGTCCAGCATGTCTGAGAATAGCAGGGACTCTAGG GAGTTTCTCTCTAAGCCTGTGGCGAGCTCCGCTCCTACTCCGACAATTGTTCGTCCAGGTTCTCTCCCCCTTCACCTGACCAGTGACCCACTACACCCAACTCTGCCTTCTCCAACGTCTGTCATCACCCAGGCTCCACCCTCCAACAGACAGCTTGG ATCTCCCACAAGTGCATATCCACTGGTGAGGCACCTCCCTAATGGCCAGACTGTCCCTCTTTTACCCAGTCCTGTGCAGATGACTTCTGTTATATCT CTTGCGAGGACAGTGAACACAGTGCCTAACATCCCGGGGATACCAGGACCTCCAATAGGGGGAGCCAGCAGCGGTTCCTCCTCCCCATCTGGATACGGTCTTCACTCTGAGACCAAAATG AGGCTGAAGGCAGCTCTGTCTCATCAAGGCCCGGCAGCACAAGATGGAGCAGGTGGCGGATCAGGATCCATCCCTGCTATCCCCCAGCGACAAGAACAGGGCCAGCAGCCCAACCAGAACTCTGATATGCCGTCACCTGCACAACCTCAG GTGTCCCCTGCTCAGCCAACAGGGGGACGGCGGCGGCGTGCGTCAGAGATGGATCCCGACGAGAGGAGGCAACGTTTTCTAGAAAGAAACCGGGCGGCCGCTTCTCGCTGCAGACAAAAACGAAAGCTGTGGGTCAACTCCTTGGAGAAGAAGGCAGAAGATCTTGCCAACATGAACATCTCCCTAACA AATGAAGTGACTCTGCTGAGGAATGAGGTGGCACAGCTGAAACAGCTCCTTCTAGCTCACAAAGACTGCCCTGTCACTGTCATGCAGAAGAAGGCAGCTTTCTTAG GGTGA
- the atf7b gene encoding cyclic AMP-dependent transcription factor ATF-7b isoform X1 — MGDDRPFVCTAPGCGQRFTNEDHLSVHKHKHEMTLKFGPARTDSVIIQDQTPTPTRFLKNCEEVGLFNELAGSFDQEFGKTQEDDHRTKHPAAPLQTPSEVKDEDESSLQVDSSPPDSPDSSSSMSENSRDSRQEFLSKPVASSAPTPTIVRPGSLPLHLTSDPLHPTLPSPTSVITQAPPSNRQLGSPTSAYPLVRHLPNGQTVPLLPSPVQMTSVISLARTVNTVPNIPGIPGPPIGGASSGSSSPSGYGLHSETKMRLKAALSHQGPAAQDGAGGGSGSIPAIPQRQEQGQQPNQNSDMPSPAQPQVSPAQPTGGRRRRASEMDPDERRQRFLERNRAAASRCRQKRKLWVNSLEKKAEDLANMNISLTNEVTLLRNEVAQLKQLLLAHKDCPVTVMQKKAAFLAAGGEEASREAPTEHIGSPAAVIQHVPSPAAVAASPGPTINGLSVRAAEAVAMSVLAGMGSGQPGGVVIAPQSQPTPR, encoded by the exons ATGGGGGATGATCGACCCTTTGTCTGCACAGCCCCTGGATGTGGGCAG AGATTCACAAATGAAGATCACCTCTCGGTCCACAAACACAAGCATgaaatgacattaaaatttgGTCCTGCCAGGACCGACTCTGTTATTATTCAAG ACCAGACTCCTACACCCACACGCTTCCTGAAGAACTGTGAGGAGGTCGGTTTGTTTAATGAGCTGGCCGGTTCCTTTGATCAGGAGTTTGGTAAAACACAAGAAGACGATCATAGAACAAAGCACCCT GCTGCACCTTTACAAACACCCTCTGAAGTGAAAGATGAGGACGAGTCGTCCTTACAAGTCGATTCTTCTCCCCCTGACAGTCCAGATTCCTCGTCCAGCATGTCTGAGAATAGCAGGGACTCTAGG CAGGAGTTTCTCTCTAAGCCTGTGGCGAGCTCCGCTCCTACTCCGACAATTGTTCGTCCAGGTTCTCTCCCCCTTCACCTGACCAGTGACCCACTACACCCAACTCTGCCTTCTCCAACGTCTGTCATCACCCAGGCTCCACCCTCCAACAGACAGCTTGG ATCTCCCACAAGTGCATATCCACTGGTGAGGCACCTCCCTAATGGCCAGACTGTCCCTCTTTTACCCAGTCCTGTGCAGATGACTTCTGTTATATCT CTTGCGAGGACAGTGAACACAGTGCCTAACATCCCGGGGATACCAGGACCTCCAATAGGGGGAGCCAGCAGCGGTTCCTCCTCCCCATCTGGATACGGTCTTCACTCTGAGACCAAAATG AGGCTGAAGGCAGCTCTGTCTCATCAAGGCCCGGCAGCACAAGATGGAGCAGGTGGCGGATCAGGATCCATCCCTGCTATCCCCCAGCGACAAGAACAGGGCCAGCAGCCCAACCAGAACTCTGATATGCCGTCACCTGCACAACCTCAG GTGTCCCCTGCTCAGCCAACAGGGGGACGGCGGCGGCGTGCGTCAGAGATGGATCCCGACGAGAGGAGGCAACGTTTTCTAGAAAGAAACCGGGCGGCCGCTTCTCGCTGCAGACAAAAACGAAAGCTGTGGGTCAACTCCTTGGAGAAGAAGGCAGAAGATCTTGCCAACATGAACATCTCCCTAACA AATGAAGTGACTCTGCTGAGGAATGAGGTGGCACAGCTGAAACAGCTCCTTCTAGCTCACAAAGACTGCCCTGTCACTGTCATGCAGAAGAAGGCAGCTTTCTTAG ctgcaggaggagaggaagcCTCGAGGGAGGCTCCCACCGAACACATCGGTTCCCCGGCGGCGGTCATTCAGCACGTGCCGTCACCCGCCGCCGTGGCCGCAAGCCCAGGGCCCACCATAAATGGACTAAGCGTCCGAGCTGCAGAAGCGGTGGCCATGTCGGTGTTAGCCGGCATGGGCTCGGGCCAGCCTGGAGGGGTCGTCATCGCTCCGCAGTCGCAGCCAACCCCGAGATGA
- the atf7b gene encoding cyclic AMP-dependent transcription factor ATF-7b isoform X5 produces the protein MGDDRPFVCTAPGCGQRFTNEDHLSVHKHKHEMTLKFGPARTDSVIIQDQTPTPTRFLKNCEEVGLFNELAGSFDQEFGKTQEDDHRTKHPAAPLQTPSEVKDEDESSLQVDSSPPDSPDSSSSMSENSRDSRQEFLSKPVASSAPTPTIVRPGSLPLHLTSDPLHPTLPSPTSVITQAPPSNRQLGSPTSAYPLVRHLPNGQTVPLLPSPVQMTSVISLARTVNTVPNIPGIPGPPIGGASSGSSSPSGYGLHSETKMRLKAALSHQGPAAQDGAGGGSGSIPAIPQRQEQGQQPNQNSDMPSPAQPQVSPAQPTGGRRRRASEMDPDERRQRFLERNRAAASRCRQKRKLWVNSLEKKAEDLANMNISLTNEVTLLRNEVAQLKQLLLAHKDCPVTVMQKKAAFLG, from the exons ATGGGGGATGATCGACCCTTTGTCTGCACAGCCCCTGGATGTGGGCAG AGATTCACAAATGAAGATCACCTCTCGGTCCACAAACACAAGCATgaaatgacattaaaatttgGTCCTGCCAGGACCGACTCTGTTATTATTCAAG ACCAGACTCCTACACCCACACGCTTCCTGAAGAACTGTGAGGAGGTCGGTTTGTTTAATGAGCTGGCCGGTTCCTTTGATCAGGAGTTTGGTAAAACACAAGAAGACGATCATAGAACAAAGCACCCT GCTGCACCTTTACAAACACCCTCTGAAGTGAAAGATGAGGACGAGTCGTCCTTACAAGTCGATTCTTCTCCCCCTGACAGTCCAGATTCCTCGTCCAGCATGTCTGAGAATAGCAGGGACTCTAGG CAGGAGTTTCTCTCTAAGCCTGTGGCGAGCTCCGCTCCTACTCCGACAATTGTTCGTCCAGGTTCTCTCCCCCTTCACCTGACCAGTGACCCACTACACCCAACTCTGCCTTCTCCAACGTCTGTCATCACCCAGGCTCCACCCTCCAACAGACAGCTTGG ATCTCCCACAAGTGCATATCCACTGGTGAGGCACCTCCCTAATGGCCAGACTGTCCCTCTTTTACCCAGTCCTGTGCAGATGACTTCTGTTATATCT CTTGCGAGGACAGTGAACACAGTGCCTAACATCCCGGGGATACCAGGACCTCCAATAGGGGGAGCCAGCAGCGGTTCCTCCTCCCCATCTGGATACGGTCTTCACTCTGAGACCAAAATG AGGCTGAAGGCAGCTCTGTCTCATCAAGGCCCGGCAGCACAAGATGGAGCAGGTGGCGGATCAGGATCCATCCCTGCTATCCCCCAGCGACAAGAACAGGGCCAGCAGCCCAACCAGAACTCTGATATGCCGTCACCTGCACAACCTCAG GTGTCCCCTGCTCAGCCAACAGGGGGACGGCGGCGGCGTGCGTCAGAGATGGATCCCGACGAGAGGAGGCAACGTTTTCTAGAAAGAAACCGGGCGGCCGCTTCTCGCTGCAGACAAAAACGAAAGCTGTGGGTCAACTCCTTGGAGAAGAAGGCAGAAGATCTTGCCAACATGAACATCTCCCTAACA AATGAAGTGACTCTGCTGAGGAATGAGGTGGCACAGCTGAAACAGCTCCTTCTAGCTCACAAAGACTGCCCTGTCACTGTCATGCAGAAGAAGGCAGCTTTCTTAG GGTGA
- the atf7b gene encoding cyclic AMP-dependent transcription factor ATF-7b isoform X3 — translation MGDDRPFVCTAPGCGQRFTNEDHLSVHKHKHEMTLKFGPARTDSVIIQDQTPTPTRFLKNCEEVGLFNELAGSFDQEFGKTQEDDHRTKHPAAPLQTPSEVKDEDESSLQVDSSPPDSPDSSSSMSENSRDSRQEFLSKPVASSAPTPTIVRPGSLPLHLTSDPLHPTLPSPTSVITQAPPSNRQLGSPTSAYPLVRHLPNGQTVPLLPSPVQMTSVISLARTVNTVPNIPGIPGPPIGGASSGSSSPSGYGLHSETKMRLKAALSHQGPAAQDGAGGGSGSIPAIPQRQEQGQQPNQNSDMPSPAQPQPTGGRRRRASEMDPDERRQRFLERNRAAASRCRQKRKLWVNSLEKKAEDLANMNISLTNEVTLLRNEVAQLKQLLLAHKDCPVTVMQKKAAFLAAGGEEASREAPTEHIGSPAAVIQHVPSPAAVAASPGPTINGLSVRAAEAVAMSVLAGMGSGQPGGVVIAPQSQPTPR, via the exons ATGGGGGATGATCGACCCTTTGTCTGCACAGCCCCTGGATGTGGGCAG AGATTCACAAATGAAGATCACCTCTCGGTCCACAAACACAAGCATgaaatgacattaaaatttgGTCCTGCCAGGACCGACTCTGTTATTATTCAAG ACCAGACTCCTACACCCACACGCTTCCTGAAGAACTGTGAGGAGGTCGGTTTGTTTAATGAGCTGGCCGGTTCCTTTGATCAGGAGTTTGGTAAAACACAAGAAGACGATCATAGAACAAAGCACCCT GCTGCACCTTTACAAACACCCTCTGAAGTGAAAGATGAGGACGAGTCGTCCTTACAAGTCGATTCTTCTCCCCCTGACAGTCCAGATTCCTCGTCCAGCATGTCTGAGAATAGCAGGGACTCTAGG CAGGAGTTTCTCTCTAAGCCTGTGGCGAGCTCCGCTCCTACTCCGACAATTGTTCGTCCAGGTTCTCTCCCCCTTCACCTGACCAGTGACCCACTACACCCAACTCTGCCTTCTCCAACGTCTGTCATCACCCAGGCTCCACCCTCCAACAGACAGCTTGG ATCTCCCACAAGTGCATATCCACTGGTGAGGCACCTCCCTAATGGCCAGACTGTCCCTCTTTTACCCAGTCCTGTGCAGATGACTTCTGTTATATCT CTTGCGAGGACAGTGAACACAGTGCCTAACATCCCGGGGATACCAGGACCTCCAATAGGGGGAGCCAGCAGCGGTTCCTCCTCCCCATCTGGATACGGTCTTCACTCTGAGACCAAAATG AGGCTGAAGGCAGCTCTGTCTCATCAAGGCCCGGCAGCACAAGATGGAGCAGGTGGCGGATCAGGATCCATCCCTGCTATCCCCCAGCGACAAGAACAGGGCCAGCAGCCCAACCAGAACTCTGATATGCCGTCACCTGCACAACCTCAG CCAACAGGGGGACGGCGGCGGCGTGCGTCAGAGATGGATCCCGACGAGAGGAGGCAACGTTTTCTAGAAAGAAACCGGGCGGCCGCTTCTCGCTGCAGACAAAAACGAAAGCTGTGGGTCAACTCCTTGGAGAAGAAGGCAGAAGATCTTGCCAACATGAACATCTCCCTAACA AATGAAGTGACTCTGCTGAGGAATGAGGTGGCACAGCTGAAACAGCTCCTTCTAGCTCACAAAGACTGCCCTGTCACTGTCATGCAGAAGAAGGCAGCTTTCTTAG ctgcaggaggagaggaagcCTCGAGGGAGGCTCCCACCGAACACATCGGTTCCCCGGCGGCGGTCATTCAGCACGTGCCGTCACCCGCCGCCGTGGCCGCAAGCCCAGGGCCCACCATAAATGGACTAAGCGTCCGAGCTGCAGAAGCGGTGGCCATGTCGGTGTTAGCCGGCATGGGCTCGGGCCAGCCTGGAGGGGTCGTCATCGCTCCGCAGTCGCAGCCAACCCCGAGATGA
- the atf7b gene encoding cyclic AMP-dependent transcription factor ATF-7b isoform X7 gives MGDDRPFVCTAPGCGQRFTNEDHLSVHKHKHEMTLKFGPARTDSVIIQDQTPTPTRFLKNCEEVGLFNELAGSFDQEFGKTQEDDHRTKHPAAPLQTPSEVKDEDESSLQVDSSPPDSPDSSSSMSENSRDSRQEFLSKPVASSAPTPTIVRPGSLPLHLTSDPLHPTLPSPTSVITQAPPSNRQLGSPTSAYPLVRHLPNGQTVPLLPSPVQMTSVISLARTVNTVPNIPGIPGPPIGGASSGSSSPSGYGLHSETKMRLKAALSHQGPAAQDGAGGGSGSIPAIPQRQEQGQQPNQNSDMPSPAQPQPTGGRRRRASEMDPDERRQRFLERNRAAASRCRQKRKLWVNSLEKKAEDLANMNISLTNEVTLLRNEVAQLKQLLLAHKDCPVTVMQKKAAFLG, from the exons ATGGGGGATGATCGACCCTTTGTCTGCACAGCCCCTGGATGTGGGCAG AGATTCACAAATGAAGATCACCTCTCGGTCCACAAACACAAGCATgaaatgacattaaaatttgGTCCTGCCAGGACCGACTCTGTTATTATTCAAG ACCAGACTCCTACACCCACACGCTTCCTGAAGAACTGTGAGGAGGTCGGTTTGTTTAATGAGCTGGCCGGTTCCTTTGATCAGGAGTTTGGTAAAACACAAGAAGACGATCATAGAACAAAGCACCCT GCTGCACCTTTACAAACACCCTCTGAAGTGAAAGATGAGGACGAGTCGTCCTTACAAGTCGATTCTTCTCCCCCTGACAGTCCAGATTCCTCGTCCAGCATGTCTGAGAATAGCAGGGACTCTAGG CAGGAGTTTCTCTCTAAGCCTGTGGCGAGCTCCGCTCCTACTCCGACAATTGTTCGTCCAGGTTCTCTCCCCCTTCACCTGACCAGTGACCCACTACACCCAACTCTGCCTTCTCCAACGTCTGTCATCACCCAGGCTCCACCCTCCAACAGACAGCTTGG ATCTCCCACAAGTGCATATCCACTGGTGAGGCACCTCCCTAATGGCCAGACTGTCCCTCTTTTACCCAGTCCTGTGCAGATGACTTCTGTTATATCT CTTGCGAGGACAGTGAACACAGTGCCTAACATCCCGGGGATACCAGGACCTCCAATAGGGGGAGCCAGCAGCGGTTCCTCCTCCCCATCTGGATACGGTCTTCACTCTGAGACCAAAATG AGGCTGAAGGCAGCTCTGTCTCATCAAGGCCCGGCAGCACAAGATGGAGCAGGTGGCGGATCAGGATCCATCCCTGCTATCCCCCAGCGACAAGAACAGGGCCAGCAGCCCAACCAGAACTCTGATATGCCGTCACCTGCACAACCTCAG CCAACAGGGGGACGGCGGCGGCGTGCGTCAGAGATGGATCCCGACGAGAGGAGGCAACGTTTTCTAGAAAGAAACCGGGCGGCCGCTTCTCGCTGCAGACAAAAACGAAAGCTGTGGGTCAACTCCTTGGAGAAGAAGGCAGAAGATCTTGCCAACATGAACATCTCCCTAACA AATGAAGTGACTCTGCTGAGGAATGAGGTGGCACAGCTGAAACAGCTCCTTCTAGCTCACAAAGACTGCCCTGTCACTGTCATGCAGAAGAAGGCAGCTTTCTTAG GGTGA
- the atf7b gene encoding cyclic AMP-dependent transcription factor ATF-7b isoform X2, whose protein sequence is MGDDRPFVCTAPGCGQRFTNEDHLSVHKHKHEMTLKFGPARTDSVIIQDQTPTPTRFLKNCEEVGLFNELAGSFDQEFGKTQEDDHRTKHPAAPLQTPSEVKDEDESSLQVDSSPPDSPDSSSSMSENSRDSREFLSKPVASSAPTPTIVRPGSLPLHLTSDPLHPTLPSPTSVITQAPPSNRQLGSPTSAYPLVRHLPNGQTVPLLPSPVQMTSVISLARTVNTVPNIPGIPGPPIGGASSGSSSPSGYGLHSETKMRLKAALSHQGPAAQDGAGGGSGSIPAIPQRQEQGQQPNQNSDMPSPAQPQVSPAQPTGGRRRRASEMDPDERRQRFLERNRAAASRCRQKRKLWVNSLEKKAEDLANMNISLTNEVTLLRNEVAQLKQLLLAHKDCPVTVMQKKAAFLAAGGEEASREAPTEHIGSPAAVIQHVPSPAAVAASPGPTINGLSVRAAEAVAMSVLAGMGSGQPGGVVIAPQSQPTPR, encoded by the exons ATGGGGGATGATCGACCCTTTGTCTGCACAGCCCCTGGATGTGGGCAG AGATTCACAAATGAAGATCACCTCTCGGTCCACAAACACAAGCATgaaatgacattaaaatttgGTCCTGCCAGGACCGACTCTGTTATTATTCAAG ACCAGACTCCTACACCCACACGCTTCCTGAAGAACTGTGAGGAGGTCGGTTTGTTTAATGAGCTGGCCGGTTCCTTTGATCAGGAGTTTGGTAAAACACAAGAAGACGATCATAGAACAAAGCACCCT GCTGCACCTTTACAAACACCCTCTGAAGTGAAAGATGAGGACGAGTCGTCCTTACAAGTCGATTCTTCTCCCCCTGACAGTCCAGATTCCTCGTCCAGCATGTCTGAGAATAGCAGGGACTCTAGG GAGTTTCTCTCTAAGCCTGTGGCGAGCTCCGCTCCTACTCCGACAATTGTTCGTCCAGGTTCTCTCCCCCTTCACCTGACCAGTGACCCACTACACCCAACTCTGCCTTCTCCAACGTCTGTCATCACCCAGGCTCCACCCTCCAACAGACAGCTTGG ATCTCCCACAAGTGCATATCCACTGGTGAGGCACCTCCCTAATGGCCAGACTGTCCCTCTTTTACCCAGTCCTGTGCAGATGACTTCTGTTATATCT CTTGCGAGGACAGTGAACACAGTGCCTAACATCCCGGGGATACCAGGACCTCCAATAGGGGGAGCCAGCAGCGGTTCCTCCTCCCCATCTGGATACGGTCTTCACTCTGAGACCAAAATG AGGCTGAAGGCAGCTCTGTCTCATCAAGGCCCGGCAGCACAAGATGGAGCAGGTGGCGGATCAGGATCCATCCCTGCTATCCCCCAGCGACAAGAACAGGGCCAGCAGCCCAACCAGAACTCTGATATGCCGTCACCTGCACAACCTCAG GTGTCCCCTGCTCAGCCAACAGGGGGACGGCGGCGGCGTGCGTCAGAGATGGATCCCGACGAGAGGAGGCAACGTTTTCTAGAAAGAAACCGGGCGGCCGCTTCTCGCTGCAGACAAAAACGAAAGCTGTGGGTCAACTCCTTGGAGAAGAAGGCAGAAGATCTTGCCAACATGAACATCTCCCTAACA AATGAAGTGACTCTGCTGAGGAATGAGGTGGCACAGCTGAAACAGCTCCTTCTAGCTCACAAAGACTGCCCTGTCACTGTCATGCAGAAGAAGGCAGCTTTCTTAG ctgcaggaggagaggaagcCTCGAGGGAGGCTCCCACCGAACACATCGGTTCCCCGGCGGCGGTCATTCAGCACGTGCCGTCACCCGCCGCCGTGGCCGCAAGCCCAGGGCCCACCATAAATGGACTAAGCGTCCGAGCTGCAGAAGCGGTGGCCATGTCGGTGTTAGCCGGCATGGGCTCGGGCCAGCCTGGAGGGGTCGTCATCGCTCCGCAGTCGCAGCCAACCCCGAGATGA
- the atf7b gene encoding cyclic AMP-dependent transcription factor ATF-7b isoform X4 produces MTLKFGPARTDSVIIQDQTPTPTRFLKNCEEVGLFNELAGSFDQEFGKTQEDDHRTKHPAAPLQTPSEVKDEDESSLQVDSSPPDSPDSSSSMSENSRDSRQEFLSKPVASSAPTPTIVRPGSLPLHLTSDPLHPTLPSPTSVITQAPPSNRQLGSPTSAYPLVRHLPNGQTVPLLPSPVQMTSVISLARTVNTVPNIPGIPGPPIGGASSGSSSPSGYGLHSETKMRLKAALSHQGPAAQDGAGGGSGSIPAIPQRQEQGQQPNQNSDMPSPAQPQVSPAQPTGGRRRRASEMDPDERRQRFLERNRAAASRCRQKRKLWVNSLEKKAEDLANMNISLTNEVTLLRNEVAQLKQLLLAHKDCPVTVMQKKAAFLAAGGEEASREAPTEHIGSPAAVIQHVPSPAAVAASPGPTINGLSVRAAEAVAMSVLAGMGSGQPGGVVIAPQSQPTPR; encoded by the exons atgacattaaaatttgGTCCTGCCAGGACCGACTCTGTTATTATTCAAG ACCAGACTCCTACACCCACACGCTTCCTGAAGAACTGTGAGGAGGTCGGTTTGTTTAATGAGCTGGCCGGTTCCTTTGATCAGGAGTTTGGTAAAACACAAGAAGACGATCATAGAACAAAGCACCCT GCTGCACCTTTACAAACACCCTCTGAAGTGAAAGATGAGGACGAGTCGTCCTTACAAGTCGATTCTTCTCCCCCTGACAGTCCAGATTCCTCGTCCAGCATGTCTGAGAATAGCAGGGACTCTAGG CAGGAGTTTCTCTCTAAGCCTGTGGCGAGCTCCGCTCCTACTCCGACAATTGTTCGTCCAGGTTCTCTCCCCCTTCACCTGACCAGTGACCCACTACACCCAACTCTGCCTTCTCCAACGTCTGTCATCACCCAGGCTCCACCCTCCAACAGACAGCTTGG ATCTCCCACAAGTGCATATCCACTGGTGAGGCACCTCCCTAATGGCCAGACTGTCCCTCTTTTACCCAGTCCTGTGCAGATGACTTCTGTTATATCT CTTGCGAGGACAGTGAACACAGTGCCTAACATCCCGGGGATACCAGGACCTCCAATAGGGGGAGCCAGCAGCGGTTCCTCCTCCCCATCTGGATACGGTCTTCACTCTGAGACCAAAATG AGGCTGAAGGCAGCTCTGTCTCATCAAGGCCCGGCAGCACAAGATGGAGCAGGTGGCGGATCAGGATCCATCCCTGCTATCCCCCAGCGACAAGAACAGGGCCAGCAGCCCAACCAGAACTCTGATATGCCGTCACCTGCACAACCTCAG GTGTCCCCTGCTCAGCCAACAGGGGGACGGCGGCGGCGTGCGTCAGAGATGGATCCCGACGAGAGGAGGCAACGTTTTCTAGAAAGAAACCGGGCGGCCGCTTCTCGCTGCAGACAAAAACGAAAGCTGTGGGTCAACTCCTTGGAGAAGAAGGCAGAAGATCTTGCCAACATGAACATCTCCCTAACA AATGAAGTGACTCTGCTGAGGAATGAGGTGGCACAGCTGAAACAGCTCCTTCTAGCTCACAAAGACTGCCCTGTCACTGTCATGCAGAAGAAGGCAGCTTTCTTAG ctgcaggaggagaggaagcCTCGAGGGAGGCTCCCACCGAACACATCGGTTCCCCGGCGGCGGTCATTCAGCACGTGCCGTCACCCGCCGCCGTGGCCGCAAGCCCAGGGCCCACCATAAATGGACTAAGCGTCCGAGCTGCAGAAGCGGTGGCCATGTCGGTGTTAGCCGGCATGGGCTCGGGCCAGCCTGGAGGGGTCGTCATCGCTCCGCAGTCGCAGCCAACCCCGAGATGA